One part of the [Synechococcus] sp. NIES-970 genome encodes these proteins:
- a CDS encoding hypothetical protein (conserved hypothetical protein) produces MADSKQNSLRYLPLTVGVIGGTMLMANRLLTPILSESQARSDVVGVILSAVLILVTLLWEQIQPRTPEAVILEGTEQFELTADLPETIRTELAWASHLLLTNTVTKSLVLYYNNQIILRRGVFGEKKAFNLGAIAKRVLETQKAVYLVTLKVYPGRVEFDYLPENTQGIICQPVGSKGLLVLGTNIPRSYTKQDENWVAALAEKLAITLENT; encoded by the coding sequence ATGGCAGACTCAAAGCAAAATTCACTCCGCTATCTCCCCCTTACCGTTGGTGTAATTGGGGGGACAATGTTAATGGCCAATCGCCTTTTGACCCCCATCTTGAGTGAATCCCAGGCGCGGTCTGACGTAGTAGGGGTAATTCTCAGTGCTGTTTTGATTTTAGTAACTTTACTATGGGAACAAATTCAACCGCGAACCCCCGAGGCGGTGATACTTGAGGGCACAGAACAATTTGAACTAACAGCCGACTTGCCAGAGACGATTCGCACAGAATTAGCCTGGGCTTCCCATCTATTGCTCACCAACACCGTCACTAAATCTTTGGTGCTGTATTACAACAACCAAATCATCCTACGGCGGGGGGTCTTTGGGGAGAAAAAAGCATTTAATCTCGGGGCGATCGCCAAACGAGTGCTCGAAACCCAAAAGGCAGTCTATTTGGTGACCTTAAAGGTATACCCAGGCCGTGTAGAATTCGATTACTTACCAGAAAATACCCAGGGCATTATTTGTCAGCCCGTTGGCAGCAAAGGTCTCCTTGTTTTAGGGACAAATATTCCCCGTAGCTACACCAAACAGGATGAGAATTGGGTGGCGGCCTTAGCTGAAAAGTTGGCGATTACGTTAGAAAATACCTGA